A single genomic interval of Streptomyces showdoensis harbors:
- a CDS encoding bifunctional [glutamine synthetase] adenylyltransferase/[glutamine synthetase]-adenylyl-L-tyrosine phosphorylase, translating into MTVPGRRSSTFSRLLRHGFTDPSAAERLLDLEELAALRDDSVLLDALGGTADPDLALRGLVRLVEAQPEAERPALTTTLLSAKPFRDRLLGVLGASEALADHLARHPHDWQALVTYEAADLHPGVADFERGLAEADDPVSLRVAYRRCLLALAARDVCGTTHVAQTAAELADLATATLRAALALAKAAAPEDAAQCRLAVIAMGKCGGHELNYVSDVDVIFVGEPAEGADEGKAVQAATRLASHLMRICSETTVEGTIWPVDANLRPEGRNGPLVRTLSSHLAYYQRWAKTWEFQALLKARAVAGDPELGAAYIDAVSPLVWQAAERENFVPDVQKMRRRVIDNIPAAQVERELKLGPGGLRDVEFAVQLLQLVHGRSDATLHSGTTLDALAALAAGGYVGRADAAQLDDAYRFLRAMEHRIQLYRLRRTHLVPEGEADLRRLGRSLGLRTDPVAELNKEWKRHAAVVRRLHEKLFYRPLLDAVAQLAPGEIRLSPKAAGQRLEALGYADPSAALRHLEALSSGVSRKAAIQRTLLPVLLGWFADSADPDAGLLGFRKVSDALGKTPWYLRLLRDEGAAAENLARVLSAGRLAPDLLLRAPEAVALLGDPEGLKPRGRDHLEQEVLAAVGRADGAEQAVAAARGVRRRELFRTAAADLIRSYGTEDSPREPDPGALVDRVGKAVTDLNAATLAGALRAAVRAEWGDELPTRFAVIGMGRFGGHELGYGSDADVLFVHEPREGVDEQEAARAANRVVTEMRRLLQLPTADPPLLIDADLRPEGKSGPMVRTLKSYEAYYRRWSLVWEAQALLRAEPMAGDAELGARFIELADPLRYPVEGLGEDAVREIRRLKARMETERLPRGADPTLHAKLGRGGLSDVEWTVQLLQMRHGWAEPGLRTTRTREALAAAHAAGLLATEEAQILDEAWVLATRVRNAVMLVRGRAGDTFPSEPRELAAVGRYLGYGPGHVGEMVDDYRRITRRARAVVEERFYGA; encoded by the coding sequence ATGACGGTGCCGGGACGCAGGAGCAGCACGTTCAGCAGGCTGCTGCGGCACGGGTTCACCGATCCGTCCGCCGCCGAACGGCTGCTCGACCTGGAGGAGCTCGCCGCCCTGCGCGACGACTCGGTGCTGCTCGACGCCCTCGGCGGCACCGCCGACCCCGACCTCGCCCTGCGCGGCCTGGTCCGGCTCGTCGAGGCGCAGCCCGAGGCGGAGCGGCCCGCGCTCACCACCACGCTGCTCTCCGCCAAGCCCTTCCGGGACCGGCTGCTCGGCGTGCTCGGCGCCTCCGAGGCGCTCGCCGACCACCTGGCCCGCCACCCGCACGACTGGCAGGCCCTCGTCACGTACGAGGCCGCCGACCTCCACCCGGGCGTCGCCGACTTCGAGCGCGGGCTCGCCGAGGCCGACGACCCGGTCTCGCTGCGGGTCGCCTACCGGCGCTGCCTGCTCGCCCTCGCTGCCCGCGACGTCTGCGGCACCACCCACGTCGCCCAGACCGCCGCCGAGCTCGCCGACCTCGCCACCGCCACCCTGCGCGCCGCCCTGGCGCTCGCCAAGGCCGCCGCGCCCGAGGACGCCGCCCAGTGCCGGCTGGCCGTCATCGCCATGGGCAAGTGCGGCGGCCACGAGCTCAACTACGTCTCCGACGTCGACGTCATCTTCGTGGGCGAGCCGGCCGAGGGCGCCGACGAGGGCAAGGCGGTCCAGGCCGCGACCCGGCTCGCCTCGCACCTCATGCGGATCTGCTCCGAGACCACCGTCGAGGGCACCATCTGGCCGGTCGACGCCAACCTCCGCCCCGAAGGCCGCAACGGCCCGCTCGTGCGCACCCTCTCCTCCCACCTCGCCTACTACCAGCGCTGGGCCAAGACCTGGGAGTTCCAGGCCCTGCTGAAGGCGCGCGCGGTGGCCGGCGACCCGGAGCTCGGCGCCGCCTACATCGACGCCGTCTCCCCGCTCGTCTGGCAGGCCGCCGAGCGCGAGAACTTCGTCCCCGACGTGCAGAAGATGCGCCGCCGGGTGATCGACAACATCCCCGCCGCCCAGGTCGAGCGCGAGCTGAAGCTGGGCCCCGGCGGCCTGCGGGACGTCGAGTTCGCCGTCCAGCTCCTCCAGCTCGTGCACGGCCGCAGCGACGCCACGCTGCACAGCGGCACCACCCTCGACGCGCTCGCCGCCCTCGCCGCCGGCGGCTACGTCGGCCGCGCCGACGCCGCCCAGCTCGACGACGCCTACCGCTTCCTGCGCGCCATGGAGCACCGCATCCAGCTCTACCGGCTGCGCCGCACCCACCTCGTACCCGAGGGCGAGGCGGACCTGCGCCGCCTCGGGCGCTCCCTCGGCCTGCGCACCGACCCGGTCGCCGAGCTCAACAAGGAGTGGAAGCGGCACGCGGCCGTGGTCCGCCGGCTGCACGAGAAGCTGTTCTACCGGCCGCTCCTCGACGCCGTCGCCCAGCTCGCCCCCGGCGAGATCCGGCTCAGCCCCAAGGCGGCCGGCCAGCGCCTGGAAGCGCTCGGTTACGCCGACCCCTCCGCCGCCCTGCGCCACCTGGAGGCCCTGTCCTCCGGGGTCAGCCGCAAGGCCGCCATCCAGCGCACGCTGCTCCCGGTGCTGCTCGGCTGGTTCGCCGACTCCGCCGACCCGGACGCCGGACTCCTCGGCTTCCGCAAGGTCTCCGACGCCCTCGGGAAGACCCCCTGGTACCTGCGGCTGCTGCGCGACGAGGGCGCCGCCGCCGAGAACCTGGCCCGGGTCCTGTCGGCCGGCCGGCTGGCCCCCGACCTGCTGCTGCGGGCCCCCGAGGCGGTCGCGCTCCTCGGCGACCCCGAGGGCCTCAAGCCGCGCGGCCGGGACCACCTGGAGCAGGAGGTCCTCGCCGCCGTCGGCCGCGCGGACGGCGCCGAGCAGGCGGTCGCCGCGGCCCGCGGAGTGCGCCGCCGCGAGCTCTTCCGTACCGCCGCGGCCGACCTCATCCGCTCGTACGGCACGGAGGACAGCCCCCGCGAACCCGACCCCGGCGCCCTCGTCGACCGGGTCGGCAAGGCCGTCACCGACCTCAACGCGGCCACCCTCGCGGGCGCGCTCCGGGCGGCCGTGCGGGCCGAGTGGGGCGACGAACTGCCCACCCGCTTCGCGGTGATCGGCATGGGCCGCTTCGGCGGCCACGAACTCGGCTACGGCTCCGACGCGGACGTGCTGTTCGTGCACGAGCCCCGCGAGGGCGTCGACGAGCAGGAGGCCGCCCGGGCCGCCAACCGGGTCGTCACCGAGATGCGCAGGCTGCTGCAACTCCCCACCGCCGACCCGCCCCTGCTCATCGACGCCGACCTGCGCCCGGAGGGCAAGAGCGGCCCGATGGTCCGCACCCTCAAGTCCTACGAGGCCTACTACCGCCGCTGGTCGCTCGTCTGGGAGGCGCAGGCCCTGCTGCGCGCCGAACCGATGGCCGGCGACGCGGAGCTCGGCGCCCGCTTCATCGAGCTCGCCGACCCGCTGCGCTACCCGGTGGAGGGGCTCGGCGAGGACGCGGTGCGCGAGATCCGCCGGCTCAAGGCCCGGATGGAGACCGAGCGGCTGCCGCGCGGCGCCGACCCGACCCTCCACGCCAAGCTGGGCCGCGGCGGACTGAGCGACGTCGAGTGGACGGTGCAGCTGCTCCAGATGCGGCACGGCTGGGCCGAGCCCGGCCTGCGCACCACCCGGACCCGCGAGGCCCTGGCCGCCGCCCACGCGGCGGGCCTGCTCGCCACGGAGGAGGCGCAGATCCTCGACGAGGCCTGGGTGCTGGCGACCCGGGTGCGCAACGCGGTGATGCTGGTCCGCGGCCGGGCCGGCGACACCTTCCCCTCCGAGCCGCGCGAACTGGCCGCGGTCGGGCGCTACCTGGGCTACGGTCCGGGCCACGTCGGCGAGATGGTCGACGACTACCGACGGATCACGCGCCGGGCGCGGGCGGTGGTGGAGGAGCGCTTCTACGGCGCGTAG
- a CDS encoding TetR/AcrR family transcriptional regulator yields MGRPRTPLLDRERITTTALELVDEQGDFSVPQIARRLGVQTASVYHHVDGRDGIVELLRERVCAAIDDAALDLEPWDEAMGAWARSYRAAFAAHPRAIPTLTTSPVRAPKVLLQYEKAVVRLLDAGFPLADVMPVIIAMENLVLGSALDMAAPEAMWELADETATPHLARALAEVAEGRTDTAFELALAGYLEHCRRRLAAATT; encoded by the coding sequence ATGGGCCGGCCGCGCACACCCCTCCTCGACCGGGAGCGCATCACCACCACGGCGCTCGAACTCGTCGACGAGCAGGGCGACTTCAGCGTGCCGCAGATCGCCCGGCGGCTCGGCGTGCAGACGGCCTCGGTGTACCACCATGTGGACGGCAGGGACGGCATAGTCGAGCTGTTGCGGGAGCGGGTCTGCGCCGCGATCGACGACGCCGCGCTGGACCTGGAGCCCTGGGACGAGGCCATGGGGGCCTGGGCCCGCTCCTACCGTGCCGCCTTCGCCGCCCATCCACGCGCGATCCCGACGCTCACCACCTCGCCGGTCCGGGCGCCCAAGGTGCTGCTGCAGTACGAAAAGGCCGTGGTGCGGCTGCTGGACGCGGGGTTCCCGCTGGCGGACGTGATGCCGGTGATCATCGCCATGGAGAACCTGGTGCTCGGCTCGGCCCTCGACATGGCCGCGCCGGAGGCGATGTGGGAGCTGGCCGACGAGACGGCCACGCCCCACCTGGCCCGCGCGCTGGCGGAGGTCGCCGAGGGCCGGACGGACACGGCCTTCGAACTGGCGCTCGCCGGATACCTGGAACACTGCCGGAGGCGGCTCGCGGCCGCCACCACCTGA
- a CDS encoding APC family permease, which translates to MSSSTAEEPPQPPGLRTGSLTTADISFFVVSAAAPLTVMAGVAPIALVLGGIGAPAGYLLAGITLAVFAVGFTTMSRHVRSGGAFYAYIAQGLGKPVGIAAALIAMVGYNGMEIGVYGLLGSATADTAQALWGVDLPWLPIALAGLLLIWYGGYRSIDFGAKVLGVLLVAETGILLLLAGGVLLEGGATGLSLASFAPGNVLVPGTAAVLAFAFSAFTGFESTVIYRREARDPDRTIPRATYIAVAFLGLFYAFIVWTVIQAFGDDRVVAAASDDPGGLFFAAITTYVGPWAADLMHVFIVTSIIASLLAFHNAINRYGLALAEEGVLPAALGRIHPRHRSPYVAGLVQTALGAVVVLGFAAAGADPYAQLLLWVNTPGMLGLMALMLLAALAVVRYFRRVPHREGALRTLVAPGTAAVLLAVAIWLVASKVQLFTGASATVDAVLVAVVPAVFLLGLLLAYRLRRTRPEVYAHFAEEPATEPAAEARLTDEAPTDEASTDEASTDEAPTEGADPSCPRPTSSSSTPASVPPPSPATPLSPSATD; encoded by the coding sequence ATGTCCTCCAGCACCGCCGAAGAGCCGCCACAGCCGCCCGGGCTGAGAACCGGCAGCCTCACCACCGCCGACATCTCCTTCTTCGTCGTCTCCGCCGCCGCCCCGCTCACCGTGATGGCCGGAGTCGCCCCCATCGCCCTCGTCCTCGGCGGCATCGGCGCCCCCGCCGGCTACCTCCTGGCCGGCATCACCCTCGCCGTCTTCGCCGTCGGCTTCACCACCATGAGCCGCCACGTCCGCAGCGGCGGCGCCTTCTACGCGTACATCGCCCAGGGCCTCGGCAAACCCGTCGGCATCGCCGCCGCGCTCATCGCGATGGTCGGCTACAACGGCATGGAGATCGGCGTCTACGGACTCCTCGGCTCCGCCACCGCCGACACCGCCCAGGCCCTGTGGGGCGTCGACCTGCCCTGGCTGCCGATCGCCCTCGCCGGCCTGCTGCTCATCTGGTACGGCGGCTACCGCTCCATCGACTTCGGCGCCAAGGTCCTCGGCGTCCTCCTCGTCGCCGAGACCGGCATACTCCTGCTCCTCGCCGGCGGCGTCCTGCTGGAGGGCGGCGCGACGGGCCTCTCCCTCGCCTCCTTCGCCCCCGGCAACGTGCTCGTCCCCGGCACCGCCGCCGTGCTCGCCTTCGCCTTCTCGGCCTTCACCGGCTTCGAGTCCACCGTGATCTACCGCCGCGAGGCCCGCGACCCCGACCGCACCATCCCCCGCGCCACCTACATCGCGGTCGCGTTCCTCGGCCTGTTCTACGCCTTCATCGTCTGGACCGTCATCCAGGCCTTCGGCGACGACCGGGTCGTCGCCGCCGCCTCCGACGACCCCGGCGGGCTCTTCTTCGCCGCGATCACCACGTACGTCGGCCCCTGGGCCGCCGACCTCATGCACGTGTTCATCGTGACCAGCATCATCGCCTCGCTCCTCGCCTTCCACAACGCGATCAACCGCTACGGCCTCGCCCTCGCCGAGGAGGGCGTCCTGCCCGCCGCGCTCGGCCGGATCCACCCCCGCCACCGCTCCCCGTACGTCGCCGGCCTCGTCCAGACCGCGCTCGGCGCCGTCGTCGTCCTCGGCTTCGCCGCCGCGGGCGCCGACCCGTACGCACAGCTGCTGCTCTGGGTGAACACCCCCGGCATGCTCGGACTCATGGCGCTGATGCTGCTCGCCGCCCTCGCCGTCGTCCGCTACTTCCGCCGCGTCCCGCACCGGGAGGGCGCGCTGCGCACCCTCGTGGCCCCCGGCACCGCCGCCGTCCTGCTGGCCGTCGCGATCTGGCTGGTCGCCTCCAAGGTCCAGCTCTTCACCGGGGCCTCGGCCACCGTGGACGCGGTCCTCGTCGCCGTCGTCCCCGCCGTCTTCCTCCTCGGGCTCCTCCTCGCGTACCGGCTGCGCCGCACCCGTCCCGAGGTCTACGCCCACTTCGCCGAAGAACCGGCCACCGAACCCGCCGCCGAAGCACGCCTCACCGACGAAGCCCCCACCGACGAAGCCTCCACCGACGAAGCCTCCACCGACGAAGCCCCCACCGAAGGAGCCGATCCCTCGTGTCCGCGCCCGACCTCGTCCTCGTCGACGCCCGCCTCCGTACCCCCGCCCTCTCCCGCCACACCGCTGTCGCCGTCCGCGACGGACTGA